In a genomic window of Desulfopila inferna:
- a CDS encoding NAD(P)/FAD-dependent oxidoreductase codes for MKDLGIKRTERSRIVIIGGGFAGLHLTADLQKSGYQIVLLDRENHHTFQHLLYQIATSALEIDSIAYPLRKLLERHDDFHFRMVNVQTIEAEKNRVATSSGYLHYDYLVIATGAVTNFFGMDSVARHALPMKTIAEALEIRNRVLKNLEKALLTTNDEERRKLATIIIAGGGPAGVETAGAFAEFKRYVMPRDYPDLDPELCKVYLIELLPRVLAQMSEKVSEDTEKYLEDMGVRVITETQIKSYDGEVVKTDKGEFPARILLWTGGVSGAFIDGLDKDLVDKKGRIATDEYGRVKGHENIFALGDVAQMTTMKYPKGHQQLAAVAVQQGRWLARYFLELEKGKQSEPFAYKDRGMMANIGRKKGVIELPGGRTFKGFLPWLIWLVVHLFSLAGFKNKMITFFTWSWFYISRDMATRVIIEKRDK; via the coding sequence ATGAAAGATCTCGGCATCAAACGGACAGAGCGTAGCAGGATAGTGATAATCGGCGGCGGCTTCGCCGGTCTGCATCTCACTGCAGATTTGCAGAAAAGCGGATACCAGATTGTCCTGCTGGACCGGGAAAATCATCATACTTTCCAGCACCTGCTCTATCAGATAGCAACCTCTGCGCTCGAAATCGACTCCATTGCCTATCCTCTACGGAAGCTGCTTGAAAGACATGATGATTTTCACTTCCGCATGGTGAATGTGCAGACAATCGAAGCTGAAAAAAACCGGGTTGCCACCAGTTCCGGATACCTGCATTACGATTATCTGGTCATTGCCACGGGAGCTGTCACAAATTTTTTCGGCATGGATTCCGTTGCCCGCCATGCTTTGCCCATGAAGACTATCGCCGAAGCTTTGGAAATAAGGAACCGGGTGCTCAAAAATCTTGAAAAGGCGCTGCTGACTACCAATGATGAAGAACGCCGGAAGCTGGCCACCATAATCATAGCTGGAGGCGGACCTGCCGGAGTGGAAACCGCCGGTGCATTCGCCGAGTTCAAGCGATATGTGATGCCGCGGGATTACCCTGACCTTGATCCGGAACTGTGCAAAGTCTACCTGATCGAGCTTCTTCCCCGCGTTCTCGCCCAGATGTCCGAGAAAGTATCTGAGGATACGGAGAAATATTTAGAAGACATGGGAGTGAGAGTTATTACCGAAACGCAGATAAAGAGCTATGACGGCGAGGTGGTGAAGACCGACAAAGGTGAATTCCCGGCCAGAATCCTGCTCTGGACCGGAGGCGTTTCCGGCGCATTCATCGATGGTTTAGATAAGGACCTGGTCGATAAAAAAGGCCGAATAGCAACAGATGAATACGGCCGCGTCAAGGGCCATGAAAATATTTTTGCATTAGGAGATGTCGCCCAAATGACAACTATGAAATATCCAAAGGGCCATCAGCAGCTTGCTGCGGTTGCCGTGCAGCAGGGCCGCTGGCTGGCCCGTTACTTCCTGGAACTGGAAAAAGGAAAACAGAGCGAGCCGTTTGCGTATAAAGATAGGGGAATGATGGCGAACATCGGTCGAAAAAAGGGGGTGATAGAGCTTCCCGGCGGCCGGACATTCAAAGGTTTTCTGCCATGGTTAATCTGGCTTGTAGTGCATTTGTTCTCTCTGGCAGGTTTTAAAAACAAGATGATAACGTTTTTTACCTGGTCCTGGTTCTACATCAGCAGGGATATGGCTACTCGTGTTATCATAGAAAAGAGGGACAAGTGA
- a CDS encoding rhodanese-like domain-containing protein, with amino-acid sequence MPKYDSIQVAEARRLVQSGDALLVCAYESEEKFKKNCLEGALSLQEFKEKEGEIPRDQEIIFYCN; translated from the coding sequence ATGCCGAAATATGATTCAATTCAGGTTGCAGAGGCCCGACGGCTTGTACAGTCCGGTGATGCCCTGCTTGTTTGTGCTTACGAAAGCGAAGAAAAATTCAAAAAAAACTGCCTTGAAGGAGCTCTTTCACTGCAGGAATTCAAGGAAAAGGAAGGTGAAATCCCCAGGGACCAAGAGATTATCTTCTATTGCAACTGA